ggtagttggGCCTCTATTACTGATTCtatccttgattctattgaggatgatagttgttattgttgatgaagttcacatcctcatgggttttaggacagttgttccctaaatgcctagtgtttccacattcttcacaggtcatgcgggaatcatgaatgtaCATGACTTCTTGATTGTTGTTGGCTcggtcttcaagcttcttcatcagtagatccatcttggtagacaacatgtctacctccttgagttcatgcatacctccacctctcttgcaggTTTGAAgacattcttcattccaaccttggttggagaccatcttctcTACGAGAGTTGTTGCTTGTGTGATTGTGAGTAACAAAAATGCACCTCCAGTAGCGACATCCATATTCTCACAAGTGTTGTTTGTCaacctatggtagaaagtctacatgagtatccaatcctccatcccatgatgaggacattctgatatgtagtcttggaagcgttcccatgccttagggacaAATTTGTCATGTTGCtgctgaaaacttgaaattctcccacgtaaagcattggtcttgcctgtgggaaaaaactttgctaggaaggcagtgaaACAATTCTCCCACatagtgtttctatctttgttgtcatagaaccattgctttgccttccccaaaaaTGAGAACgggaagaggcgaagtagtatggTGTCTCCGgtaactcccttgatggtgaaagtgctacaaatctCTAGGAAGTCTTGGAGgtgagcactcgcatcttcatgtgcctttccacaaaactagctagattgcaccatattgatgagagcTGACTTGAGCTCAAAAGCATTGTCTCCAATGTTGATCGCCGGTCTAGTATGGATGTTGGTCGTAGTTGGAGtagagaattcatggagagttTTGTCAACCATGGCTTCGAAAACTGGTGTTAAGCTCCGCCTTGTCTGGTTGTCTTCTGATTCTAAAGCTAAAACATTCTTAAGTTTAGCCTTAGTCCTCCTAAGCAGTGCTTCTGGATTTTTAACATAGTTTGTTGGAAGGTCAAAACCAGacatacattaccctacataagatacaaAAATAGACAAAATAAGGGTAAGCCCATTTGAGCATAGGTCAATGGttttcctcgatcacatcaataagtacaaGTTTATCCATATTTCCTTCTACCTAGCTACCTTCCCGGTAATGGCACcaaaaatgtttgttggtatttattaccttgtcacttgtttaagtagccacctattgttgttgatatttcttaacaccacttttgctaagttgtcatccccAGCTATGATGCCATAAATGCAtgttgacattccttagcatcacttctagaatgacactaagaagtactttagtattttatgtgactataaagaatatataaatgaaagggatctacaagtgcacagataaaatactattgtagcacttcacccgggagtattccaggtatcattatttatatttttaccacagggaaggacatgcagttggaatatattgataacttatacgtatgatggagaagtaaaccataaccaaacttctactcacacagggtaagtcaagagataaatatgataagtaatgctaaatgataaatgatcactcagagtactcctttctatggcattagcattgctAAATAcaaattagaggaataattcctaagtcattcttaattagaagtcaaagcatacattgattagtgcaatttcacttagtagtcatggctaagatcaactttatatctacacataagggatattactaaggaagattaaggaAGATTAAGTATTGGGCTAATTTCATCTGGGTCCCCAAACTATGAAATCACACTCTTGGCTCCCCAATCTACTTAATTTGGTCCATGTAGGTCCTAAACAGCCTAGGCGGTGTCAAGCAGTCGATGTGGCTGTCCACGTACACAGGGGAGGCACACGTGACCCTTGGCTGCTACTGGTTTTTTAACCAAAAAGCCCCCGCACGATCTCATCGTCTCCACCTCACTCCTTTCCTTTCCCTCAGACCTCGATGAAAGGGGGAAAAGGGGTGGAGCGTGGCAACGCTGGTGACTGGTGCTGTTCATGGAGGCGGCATGGGTAGAGAGCGAGGATGACTCGATGGCCACACCTAGAGGGCCCTCTAGGCGTGGGTGGTGGGGGAGATGGCCATCGAATTGAGCTCGGTGGTGGTGACTAGGAGGCGTGATGATGAGCCACGATTGATTACGTGCCCGAGGTGCCATCCATCCAAAAAGATGATTGGTCTGCATCCACTTAAGAAACCTCTTTTGCAAGCATCAAGTGATAAGTAACAACTACTAAATGCCCCTTTTGTTAGATTAAGGTAGAAGTTGCTACCAGGATTGGACCTTCTCAACTCTTGCCCATAATCCCACAACAGAGAGTACTACTTCAACTCATCACCATATATACTCTGCAATGCAAATTTTCTTGCTCTCCATAGCTTGGTTCTAGATGGAGTAAGGTTCCATTCCTTTTGAATAGTTCTTGCAAAGTTAGGTAGGGTCATCTTGTTGTCTGCCCTAAATGTTTCCAAGTACTTCTCTACAAGCCATTTGGAGGTACAAGTCTTGATCATCCACTTTTTCTGGCAGTTGTGATGGCCATTGTatgtcttcactagaaaacaattTGTCCTACTGTCCATGGATGCATAGATGTTCCATGGACACCCTTTAGCACAATGAGCCTTAACTCTTTTCCTATCATTTCTGGGCATTTTGATCTCTACCCTATTCCTAAGGCTATACTCTATGATGGCCTTCCTCACAAGCTCAACTGTACCAAATACTTGCCCTACACTGAATGATGGATTCAGCAAATCTTCCTACCAAACTTCCCTAAACCTATTCCTATTGCTACCTTCATCTGACTCTGCCAAGtcaatctcttcctcttttgttgATTCATCCTCATCTCTAACTAACATAGTCATAGATTGCTTCCTCTTGAGTTTGTTGTCCATAGCCTTCTTCCATTTGAACATTTTACAACCCTTAGTTGCCCCTTCATCAAACACACCAGCATCGACATTGTTAGCAAATAGGTCATCATAAAAAAATCCAATCTCATAATCACTATCATTAAAGTCTGAGTCATCTAAATTACTATCATCTGCCTCAATGCCATCATGTACTAGATCTTGGTTCCACTCAGTGGCCTTCCTCAGGTTTGTGTAAAACACTGGCAATTTCTCCACTTCCTTCCTTTCAGTTGTCACAACCTTAACAGGACTAAAGACCTTGGGCAAACTACAAATAGGATTTGCTACCCCAATTGATACCAGAACAAATCATATCATGATGATCAAGATAAATGAATAGGTTCCTCACCCTATCAATCACAGACATCATGACCATTGTGTCACTATCAGTCTCTATAAGTCTCAAACCATCTGTTATAGTCTTCCCTGGCAATAACCAATGCACCTTCAGTGTATGTGATTCCTTATCATAACCTAACTCTTCCACAAAGTCCTTTATCCATAGGGGTGACCAAGTATCAGCATCACACTGATCAAACCAATCAATTTTTTCATCGAGGTAAGCACAGTTCTCTCGAACACCAACAAAAAAACCACCATGATGCACCTCTAGACTGAACTGGTTAGACCCTAGACCTATATTTCAACCAATTTTCAACATTCAGTTCAAAAATTTTCTCATCCATACCAAGAACCCTAGAACACTACCATTCATGCCTACAAATCAACTACTTTCAAATGAAAATGGCCTAAATCTATCGTAATGTCCACAAATCCATAGCAAAAACTCAATAGAGGGTCCAAATCAAGATAGGGTTTCTTCAACTCATCGTATTCAGCCACCTGGCTCTCCTTTCTGATGCAATTTGGCAGCCATCTCCCCCATCGCCCATGCCTGGAGGGCCTTCTAAGCACGGGCATTGAGTCGTCCTCGCTCTCTGCCTATGCCACCTCCATGAACAGCACTAGTCGCCGGTGTCGCCATGCTCCACCCCTTTTCCCCCTTTTATCGAGGTCCAAGAGAAAGGAAAGGAgtgaggtggagaagatgagactGTGCGAGGGCTTTTTGGCTAAAAAGTCAGTAGCTGTCGGGGGTCACGTGTGCCTCACGTGCCTCCCCTATGTATGTGGACAGCCACATCGACTGCTTGACACCGCCTAGGCTGTTTAGGACCTACATGGACCGAATTAAGTAGATTGGGGAGCCAAGAGTGTGATTTCATAGTTTGGAGACCCAGACGAAATCAGCCCAATACTTTAAGGACCAGCCATGCAATTTACTCtaatgataatctagctatactaagcatataatcaaagtaaacgatgaacatgataactaggaacatgaataatattaagaacaatgtcgaatcaattgtagcaaaTATATCAATAATGAAATATACAAAAGAGGATtcaaggggctataccaagccatgcTTCTTGACACGATTAAGAATCCAAgcaaagcttgcctccctctagatctagcctagctagctatgccctagaatacggtgcaactctaaggatgattagggtttcttgaTCTTTTGAATGACTTATTGAATGATGGAGGATACCCTGGGGGTGAcaagggctagtatatatagggggagcatcaatcctaagccctcggatcaaaccaacttgaaagaatggcatagatgcaaaccctaaggtggtggagaatcgatattcgaaggaggggctgacaggtgggctagGGGGCCAACCGGCCTATAGGTGGCTGCCTCTCGCCCTATACCATGGTGTGATGTCCTCTAGAGTCTTCCAGATCCTTTTGGTGTCTATCTCGTTATGGATAAGTATGATTAATTCTaacatataggtccaccttgatggttttctgaataaaccctgctgaaaacatagattcaccaaaagttgtggaatttgttagtttaaacccctaaacctatgttggtgatcatattcatgCCCTTATAtgagttatattgatggttcatgatggttgttaactaccatcaacaaactcccccaagcttaacctttgctcatctctAAGCAATgttaaacttagcaatggatcagcAATTTCTTCAATGTTtgtactcctcaaaagtacacatgcgttcaaacaagaattctcctctggattagaataaagtattttaactttcaaacttacccatattacctttaaccatggggcttcttagccttcacttgggtcttgagcaagtgaaagacagaatgatcaagtcaagcactgtctcaagttctttgctcaaccattattctggagtttttatagTTTTCAAAATagaactcagagcttccattgtatgacactctcaagcctctcaatatatgtggtatttgtggatcctcaccaaggcaatcatgatgttatgcctttccttcctactactaaggcttatgtggagctcataggagtggagatagcatcaaagagcatacttgcaacacatatattgtaaagtcaaacctcagatccaaagagagttgagtcatacaatcaaatcaacatgtgcatgtgtgtggatatatggtggatatttaaggtggctaacctaattctactatgctcattgaaaacatatctctcttttgaaacttggaaacatttgcaagagaacatgggctatcttattcatctctctttttttaggcggaCATCTAAGTACTCATTATtatagatatctcggacactttccattttttcaactctttttttcttctttttttcatgaataacttttgcatagcccaatgcttctttttggcaacaaaacttttgagagatagcaacaagaacttggagcatttatttgatggataTCCTATTAAGCATATTTTTTGTgtttacccccagtgtaggagtagtgcatatgtgggtggtgtgtatgtgatcttcattctaagagcatgacaaacctcacATAAGGGTCAACAATGCTTG
This DNA window, taken from Miscanthus floridulus cultivar M001 chromosome 13, ASM1932011v1, whole genome shotgun sequence, encodes the following:
- the LOC136499762 gene encoding uncharacterized protein, with product MGEMAAKLHQKGEPGLGSNQFSLEVHHGGFFVGVRENCAYLDEKIDWFDQCDADTWSPLWIKDFVEELGYDKESHTLKVHWLLPGKTITDGLRLIETDSDTMVMILPKVFSPVKVVTTERKEVEKLPVFYTNLRKATEWNQDLVHDGIEADDSNLDDSDFNDSDYEIGFFYDDLFANNVDAGVFDEGATKGCKMFKWKKAMDNKLKRKQSMTMLEDLLNPSFSVGQVFGTVELVRKAIIEYSLRNRVEIKMPRNDRKRVKAHCAKGCPWNIYASMDSRTNCFLVKTYNGHHNCQKKWMIKTCTSKWLVEKYLETFRADNKMTLPNFARTIQKEWNLTPSRTKLWRARKFALQSIYGDELK